A genomic segment from Actinomycetota bacterium encodes:
- a CDS encoding DUF192 domain-containing protein has protein sequence MSKRIVAALGMAVLLAASCAGVDEPDQPVPPSASTGTTTPSPSVTFGAAKVLIDTADGSVIVNAEKAETPEQRAVGLMHRTSLEPDAGMVFLFFEERTGGFYMKNTLIPLSIAFFDSEGIIVEILDMEPCKRDPCKTYDPGVPYEGALEVNQGAFEGWGVEVGDRVTVSH, from the coding sequence ATGAGTAAGCGGATCGTTGCTGCGCTTGGGATGGCCGTGCTGCTCGCGGCTTCATGCGCAGGGGTCGACGAGCCGGACCAGCCGGTCCCACCATCTGCTTCAACCGGGACGACGACGCCCAGTCCGAGCGTCACCTTCGGGGCCGCGAAGGTTCTGATCGACACCGCCGATGGATCGGTGATCGTCAATGCGGAGAAGGCGGAGACCCCTGAGCAACGCGCCGTGGGGCTCATGCACCGCACTTCGCTGGAGCCCGATGCAGGGATGGTCTTTCTCTTCTTCGAGGAGCGCACCGGCGGCTTCTACATGAAGAACACCTTGATCCCGCTGTCGATCGCGTTCTTCGACAGCGAGGGGATCATCGTGGAGATCCTCGATATGGAGCCGTGCAAACGCGACCCCTGCAAGACCTATGACCCGGGTGTCCCGTACGAAGGCGCGCTCGAGGTGAACCAAGGCGCCTTCGAGGGATGGGGTGTCGAGGTCGGCGACCGCGTCACCGTCAGCCACTGA
- a CDS encoding pilus assembly protein: protein MPARKRAESGQATVELALALPILALLLAALVEIGLLVADQGRLWHAAREAVRVAVVDPDLADARAAAERTGLRPLEVTVTPEVYLRRQGDPLTVTLRYRPPARVPLFGVLLERIDLAAEATMRIEQP from the coding sequence GTGCCGGCGCGCAAGAGGGCCGAGAGCGGACAGGCGACGGTCGAGCTCGCCCTGGCACTTCCGATCCTGGCCCTCTTGCTCGCCGCGTTGGTAGAGATTGGCCTGCTGGTGGCGGATCAGGGCCGGCTATGGCATGCCGCGCGCGAGGCGGTGCGTGTAGCGGTCGTCGACCCCGACCTCGCAGACGCCCGCGCTGCCGCCGAGAGAACGGGCCTCCGCCCGCTCGAGGTAACGGTGACGCCGGAGGTGTATCTCCGCCGCCAGGGGGACCCGCTGACGGTCACGCTGCGCTACCGGCCGCCGGCGCGCGTGCCGCTGTTCGGTGTGCTCCTGGAGCGGATCGACCTGGCTGCGGAAGCGACGATGAGGATCGAGCAGCCGTGA
- a CDS encoding D-alanyl-D-alanine carboxypeptidase family protein yields MTLLHGVMAVVLGLSLTGFFVDIADAAATKTRAQIAADAAALAAVAESGPYGAGAHEREAARFAAANGARLVECRCEPGATAVQVRVTLDGVVAEARAIFDPEALMPVDLAYAGEGLHPVLQRAVDELIRAARGAVHVVSGRRSTERQSVLWAHALARYGDPEVADDWVARPGTSMHERGLAVDLGGNVELAAEIAAQLGLPLHRPLPNEPWHFELRR; encoded by the coding sequence GTGACGCTCCTGCACGGGGTCATGGCTGTCGTGCTCGGGCTGTCGCTGACAGGTTTCTTCGTCGACATCGCCGACGCGGCCGCTACGAAAACGCGTGCGCAGATCGCCGCCGACGCGGCGGCCCTCGCGGCGGTTGCCGAATCCGGGCCTTATGGCGCCGGCGCGCACGAACGCGAGGCTGCCAGGTTCGCGGCGGCCAACGGCGCGCGTCTGGTGGAATGCCGCTGCGAGCCCGGTGCCACTGCGGTGCAGGTGCGGGTCACGCTGGACGGCGTGGTTGCCGAGGCGCGCGCGATATTCGACCCCGAGGCTTTGATGCCGGTCGACCTTGCGTACGCGGGCGAGGGCCTGCATCCGGTCCTGCAGCGAGCGGTGGACGAGCTGATCCGCGCTGCTCGCGGCGCGGTTCACGTCGTGAGCGGCCGACGCAGCACCGAGCGTCAGTCCGTTCTGTGGGCGCACGCGCTGGCGCGCTACGGCGACCCCGAGGTCGCGGACGACTGGGTCGCTCGTCCGGGGACCTCGATGCACGAGAGAGGACTCGCCGTCGACCTCGGGGGGAACGTGGAGCTGGCGGCAGAGATAGCCGCCCAGCTCGGGCTGCCACTGCATCGCCCACTGCCGAACGAGCCCTGGCACTTCGAGCTGAGGCGCTGA
- a CDS encoding M2 family metallopeptidase, whose product MQRAPHRFVDEFESRLEPLESEFHRAYWDSQVHASPENERRRADLELELRGLKGDESLLAAVTEALDEGVHEPVLARQLEVMRLSLTGNQMTDAQRLELVRLSSEVESEFNRHRPRVDGEELDENAISQILRTSDDVELRRRTYLAAKEIGPKIGNRVRELARLRNAAALKLGFADYFTMSLELQELSEEWLLDLFDELDAATSATYTAWKDDLDEGLRERFKTDVLFPWHYSDPFFQHLPSSDVTFDPQLKELSAAELATKTFDRWDIDLRPVIERSDLSPRPLKSEEAFCLDVDRSGADVRILANVVPGERWIHIMLHECGHAAYDISFDRRLPYLLRRPAHIFVTEGIAILAERRGRDPAWLNQIAGVSEEEITDRAHALKIASARQSILFARWVMVVSHFERALYADPETDLDELWWGLVERFQLIRRPEMDLPDAWASKVHIAVAPVYYQNYLLGELVASQLEETLIDRTGSLLNSDAGGVLRRDLFKHGNSWRWDKLIEEATGHPLTPKYFSDQVNV is encoded by the coding sequence ATGCAACGCGCCCCCCACCGGTTCGTCGACGAGTTCGAATCCAGGTTGGAGCCGTTGGAGAGCGAGTTCCACCGCGCCTACTGGGACTCCCAGGTGCACGCGTCGCCCGAGAACGAGCGGCGCCGCGCCGACCTCGAGCTGGAGCTCAGGGGTCTCAAGGGCGACGAGAGCCTGCTGGCCGCGGTCACCGAAGCTCTGGATGAAGGGGTGCACGAGCCGGTCCTAGCTCGACAGCTAGAGGTGATGCGGCTGTCGCTGACCGGCAACCAGATGACCGACGCGCAACGGCTGGAGCTGGTTCGGCTGTCGAGCGAGGTCGAAAGCGAGTTCAACCGACATCGACCTCGAGTGGACGGAGAAGAACTCGACGAGAATGCGATCTCGCAGATCCTCAGGACCTCCGACGACGTCGAGCTCCGGCGCCGAACCTACTTAGCCGCCAAAGAGATCGGGCCGAAGATCGGCAACCGCGTGAGGGAGCTGGCTCGCCTCCGTAATGCCGCTGCCTTGAAGTTGGGATTCGCCGACTACTTCACCATGTCTCTCGAGCTTCAGGAGTTATCGGAGGAGTGGCTGCTCGATCTCTTCGACGAGCTCGACGCGGCGACGAGCGCGACCTACACGGCTTGGAAGGACGACCTTGACGAGGGGCTACGCGAGCGGTTCAAGACCGATGTCCTCTTCCCGTGGCATTACTCGGACCCCTTCTTCCAGCACCTACCTTCGAGCGACGTCACCTTCGATCCGCAGCTGAAGGAGCTTTCCGCCGCGGAGCTCGCCACGAAGACGTTCGACCGATGGGATATCGATCTTCGGCCGGTGATCGAAAGGAGTGACCTCTCGCCCCGGCCACTAAAGTCCGAAGAGGCCTTCTGCCTCGATGTCGACCGGTCGGGCGCGGACGTGCGGATCCTTGCGAACGTCGTTCCGGGCGAGCGGTGGATCCACATCATGTTGCACGAGTGCGGACACGCCGCGTATGACATCTCTTTCGACCGACGGCTTCCGTACCTCCTGCGCCGACCCGCGCATATCTTTGTCACCGAGGGGATCGCGATCCTGGCGGAGCGAAGGGGACGTGACCCGGCGTGGCTGAATCAGATCGCGGGTGTGTCCGAAGAGGAGATAACAGATCGCGCGCACGCGCTGAAGATCGCTTCGGCCCGACAAAGCATCCTGTTCGCCCGTTGGGTGATGGTCGTCTCACACTTCGAGCGAGCGCTTTATGCCGATCCCGAGACCGATCTTGATGAGCTCTGGTGGGGTCTGGTCGAACGATTTCAGCTCATCCGGCGTCCTGAGATGGACCTGCCGGACGCATGGGCATCGAAGGTTCACATCGCGGTCGCGCCCGTGTACTACCAGAACTATCTTCTGGGCGAGTTGGTCGCCTCCCAGTTGGAAGAGACGCTGATCGACAGGACGGGCAGCTTGTTGAACTCGGACGCGGGTGGTGTGTTGAGGCGAGATCTCTTCAAGCACGGCAACAGCTGGCGGTGGGACAAGTTGATCGAGGAGGCGACGGGGCACCCCCTGACGCCGAAGTACTTCTCGGATCAGGTCAACGTCTAG
- a CDS encoding LCP family protein, producing the protein MTKRLAVLVAFLISVCAVVPLLGTPSRSTAATPLFGRVHDTYDPSKGKIFVLAIGNDARSGNPDRSLADAIHIIGVNTKTMKGGVLNLPRDSWVSIPGQGSAKINEALFRGGPELLARTVENLTGIHLDYWVMVGFEGFENIVTQLHGVEMNIPTAVNDIGASGALLRAGRQKLKGYQALAYARARKAFRGGDIARTTHQGDILVALLRKLRKETSASPASLLRWVAVTREQARFDMTPEEMFRLGIVATQLKAKDVGNVTVPASLGWVGPASVVHIGPGAQSIYQRFRENGSL; encoded by the coding sequence GTGACGAAACGACTCGCCGTCCTCGTTGCCTTCCTTATCTCCGTTTGCGCGGTGGTACCGCTGCTGGGCACGCCTTCTCGAAGCACCGCCGCGACGCCGCTGTTCGGGCGCGTCCACGACACCTATGACCCCTCGAAAGGCAAGATCTTCGTTTTGGCGATCGGCAACGACGCCCGCTCCGGCAATCCGGACCGGTCGCTGGCCGATGCCATCCACATCATCGGGGTCAACACGAAGACGATGAAGGGCGGCGTGCTCAACCTGCCGCGCGACTCGTGGGTGAGCATCCCGGGACAAGGCTCCGCCAAGATCAACGAGGCGCTGTTCCGGGGTGGCCCGGAGCTCCTGGCGAGGACCGTCGAGAACCTCACCGGGATCCACCTGGACTACTGGGTCATGGTCGGGTTCGAAGGCTTCGAGAACATCGTGACGCAGCTGCACGGAGTGGAGATGAACATCCCCACCGCTGTGAACGACATCGGCGCTTCGGGCGCCCTCCTACGCGCCGGACGCCAGAAATTGAAGGGCTACCAGGCTCTTGCGTACGCGCGAGCGCGCAAAGCCTTCCGCGGTGGAGACATCGCGCGCACCACCCATCAGGGGGACATCCTGGTGGCGCTGCTGCGCAAGCTGCGCAAGGAAACGAGTGCCAGTCCGGCTTCGCTGCTGCGATGGGTCGCGGTGACGAGGGAGCAGGCACGCTTCGACATGACCCCTGAGGAGATGTTCCGCTTGGGGATCGTCGCGACGCAGCTGAAGGCGAAGGACGTCGGGAACGTCACCGTTCCGGCATCGCTCGGCTGGGTGGGACCTGCGAGCGTGGTTCACATCGGACCGGGCGCGCAGTCGATCTACCAGCGCTTCCGCGAGAACGGAAGCCTGTAA
- a CDS encoding anti-sigma factor antagonist — MELGLDVRKVGSHSVIDVKGEIDVYTAPKLREKLIELVSEGSYDVVVNLEGVDFLDSTGLGVLVGALKRVKAHEGSLSLVCTQDKILKIFKITGLTKVFPIHSSVDEAAAGAA, encoded by the coding sequence ATGGAGCTTGGTCTGGATGTTCGGAAGGTCGGTTCGCATTCCGTGATCGACGTCAAGGGCGAGATCGACGTCTACACCGCCCCGAAGCTGCGCGAGAAGCTGATCGAGCTCGTGTCGGAAGGCTCGTACGACGTGGTCGTGAACCTCGAGGGCGTCGACTTCCTCGACTCAACGGGCCTCGGGGTGCTGGTCGGGGCACTGAAGCGGGTGAAGGCGCACGAGGGCAGCCTGTCGCTCGTCTGCACGCAGGACAAGATCCTCAAGATCTTCAAGATCACGGGTCTGACGAAGGTGTTCCCGATCCACTCCTCGGTGGACGAAGCCGCAGCCGGCGCCGCCTGA
- a CDS encoding ATP-binding protein, with product MHPVEIAIPPGTAYVGIVRLAIASLARAAGFDEERVDEVRIAVSEACTNAVLANESAGSAERISVGWSEEPDRIVVEVGDRGASSGAGEGNALDSQGFSSRLMMSVALIQELVDELSIDGRSGGGTTTRLSFSRAI from the coding sequence ATGCACCCCGTCGAGATCGCCATACCGCCGGGAACCGCCTACGTGGGGATCGTCCGGCTCGCGATCGCGTCGCTCGCCCGCGCTGCGGGTTTCGACGAAGAGCGGGTGGACGAGGTGCGCATCGCGGTGTCGGAGGCGTGCACCAACGCGGTCCTGGCGAACGAGTCTGCGGGCTCCGCGGAGCGGATCTCGGTGGGTTGGAGCGAGGAGCCGGACCGGATCGTGGTTGAGGTAGGCGATCGGGGCGCGTCTTCTGGGGCCGGCGAGGGGAACGCGCTCGACAGCCAAGGGTTCTCGTCCCGCTTGATGATGTCCGTGGCGCTGATCCAGGAGCTGGTGGACGAGCTGTCGATCGACGGCCGCAGCGGCGGCGGCACCACCACCCGCCTCAGCTTCTCCCGCGCCATCTAA
- a CDS encoding metal-dependent transcriptional regulator: MERTLTRPDREMLKAIYRLTKGARPPVPAAHTGALADSLGVSPGTATAAVKKLAERDLVEHQPYRGVELTQTGRRAAVAAIRRHRIVERFLADMLGYAWNEADRLAGSFEHELPQEVEDRLFLALDRPASCPHGFPIPAADGVDIPEMPPLYALEPGDVAEVAVPGSTDPAVVAFLDTLGLRPGVKVEVREKHPFDGPLVLQVAGEDRTVSEKVASQIYVKKETSKESPVAETAGREERKEQAV, translated from the coding sequence ATGGAACGAACCCTTACGCGACCCGACCGCGAGATGCTGAAGGCGATCTATCGCCTGACCAAAGGCGCCCGACCCCCGGTTCCGGCCGCGCACACGGGCGCGCTGGCGGACTCGCTGGGTGTCTCGCCGGGCACCGCGACGGCCGCGGTGAAGAAGCTGGCCGAGCGCGACCTGGTCGAGCACCAGCCCTACCGCGGGGTCGAGCTCACGCAGACGGGGCGGCGAGCCGCGGTCGCCGCCATCCGGCGACACCGCATCGTCGAGCGGTTCCTGGCCGACATGCTGGGATACGCGTGGAACGAGGCCGACAGGTTGGCAGGTTCGTTCGAGCACGAGCTGCCTCAAGAGGTCGAGGACCGGCTTTTCCTGGCGCTCGACCGTCCCGCCAGCTGTCCCCACGGCTTCCCGATCCCGGCCGCGGACGGGGTGGACATCCCCGAGATGCCGCCGCTGTACGCGCTCGAGCCGGGCGACGTCGCGGAGGTCGCCGTACCGGGATCGACGGATCCCGCCGTCGTCGCCTTCCTGGACACGCTCGGGCTGCGACCGGGGGTGAAGGTCGAGGTGCGAGAGAAGCATCCCTTCGACGGCCCGCTCGTCCTGCAGGTCGCGGGGGAGGACCGCACGGTGTCGGAGAAGGTCGCCAGCCAGATCTACGTCAAGAAAGAGACGTCGAAAGAGAGTCCCGTTGCAGAGACAGCGGGACGTGAGGAAAGAAAGGAGCAAGCGGTATGA
- a CDS encoding sodium-translocating pyrophosphatase, which translates to MNHVLLAAEGGYQEFHLGSAEMFWLFFSVASALLAIFVGFALMKGVLASDQGTPKMQEIAAAIQEGAMAYLNRQFKTIALILIPLVAIVFFTSTEVLKPDESVALSFAESGIFRTLAFLAGCVMSGLTGFIGMGLAVRGNVRTAAAARSGSLPAALKVAFRTGGVAGMFTVGLGLLGATLIILIFQNTSSAILVGFGFGGSLLALFLRVGGGIFTKAADVGADLVGKVEAGIPEDDPRNPATIADNVGDNVGDCAGMAADLFESYEVTLVASIILGVAAFQSIGANPALGLIFPVIARAVGVLASIVGVYAVRATDKDKSAMAPINRGFLTAGVLTIVGTGLVAFTYVGDKSPGGGHEGFKVFAAVVSGLVLAQIVSRLTEYFTSTETAPVRDISEAARTGPATTILSGISSGLESTVYAIIAIAAALGVAIALGGGNIQFSLYLVALTGMGMLATTGVVVSEDTFGPVSDNAAGIAEMSGEFSGEPERIMVSLDAVGNTTKAVTKGFAIGSAVIAAVALFASYIETIGNELALGLEGSELFRNVATQINVADPKTFIGLLIGGSVAFLFSALAIRAVGRTAAVVVQEVRRQFREKPGIMEGTEKPEYGPVIDICTAASLRELATPALLAVLTPVIVGFGINYFALGAFLAGVILTGQLMANFLSNSGGAWDNAKKHIEDGHEGGKGSEAHKAAVIGDTVGDPFKDTAGPALNPLIKVMNLVSLLILPAVINLQDNDVARFSIAGLALVILIGAIMFSKRKGQAMDEGVPVGISGEAVMTDQKAALQAALDRWMFDLSEEEGELKTRLREVRGHIEKLPISR; encoded by the coding sequence ATGAACCACGTCCTACTAGCCGCGGAGGGGGGGTATCAGGAGTTCCACCTCGGTAGCGCCGAGATGTTCTGGCTGTTCTTCTCGGTCGCCTCCGCGCTTCTCGCCATCTTCGTCGGCTTCGCGCTGATGAAGGGGGTGCTGGCTTCGGACCAGGGCACGCCCAAGATGCAGGAGATCGCCGCCGCGATCCAGGAAGGCGCCATGGCCTACCTGAATCGTCAGTTCAAGACGATCGCTCTCATCCTGATCCCACTCGTCGCCATCGTTTTCTTCACCTCGACCGAGGTGCTGAAGCCGGACGAGTCGGTGGCGCTCAGCTTCGCCGAGTCCGGAATCTTCAGGACGCTCGCATTCCTCGCCGGTTGTGTGATGTCGGGCCTGACCGGATTCATCGGCATGGGCCTCGCGGTGCGAGGGAACGTCCGGACCGCCGCCGCGGCGCGCTCCGGCTCTCTCCCAGCAGCCCTGAAGGTGGCGTTCCGCACCGGCGGTGTGGCGGGGATGTTCACCGTCGGTCTCGGCCTCCTCGGCGCGACCTTGATCATCTTGATCTTCCAGAACACCTCTTCGGCGATCCTGGTCGGATTCGGCTTCGGCGGATCACTGCTCGCGCTTTTCCTCCGAGTCGGCGGAGGCATCTTCACGAAGGCCGCCGACGTGGGAGCCGACCTCGTCGGCAAGGTTGAGGCGGGCATCCCCGAGGACGACCCTCGTAACCCAGCGACGATCGCCGACAACGTCGGTGACAACGTCGGTGACTGCGCCGGTATGGCCGCCGACCTCTTCGAGAGTTATGAGGTGACCCTGGTCGCTTCGATCATCCTCGGAGTGGCCGCGTTCCAGTCCATCGGCGCGAACCCCGCGCTCGGTCTGATCTTCCCCGTCATCGCCCGTGCCGTCGGTGTTCTCGCCTCGATCGTCGGCGTGTACGCGGTGCGGGCCACCGACAAGGACAAGAGCGCGATGGCTCCCATCAACCGCGGTTTCCTTACCGCCGGGGTTCTGACGATCGTCGGAACGGGCTTGGTGGCGTTCACCTATGTCGGTGACAAGTCGCCGGGCGGCGGTCACGAGGGATTCAAGGTCTTCGCGGCCGTCGTGAGCGGCTTGGTGCTGGCACAGATAGTCAGCCGGCTGACGGAGTACTTCACCTCGACGGAGACGGCTCCCGTACGCGACATCTCGGAGGCCGCCCGCACGGGACCTGCCACCACGATCTTGTCCGGGATCTCGTCCGGTCTGGAGTCGACCGTCTACGCCATCATCGCGATCGCAGCGGCACTCGGTGTCGCGATCGCTCTCGGGGGCGGCAACATCCAGTTCTCGCTCTACCTCGTCGCATTGACTGGTATGGGGATGCTGGCGACCACGGGCGTCGTCGTGTCGGAAGACACCTTCGGTCCGGTATCGGACAACGCTGCCGGTATCGCCGAGATGTCCGGCGAGTTCTCAGGCGAACCCGAGCGCATCATGGTCAGCCTGGACGCCGTCGGCAACACGACGAAGGCCGTCACCAAGGGTTTTGCTATCGGCTCGGCCGTGATCGCGGCGGTCGCCTTGTTCGCCTCTTACATCGAGACGATCGGGAACGAGCTTGCTCTCGGGCTCGAGGGGTCGGAGCTGTTCCGCAACGTTGCCACTCAGATCAATGTGGCCGACCCCAAGACCTTCATCGGGCTGCTGATCGGCGGATCGGTCGCGTTCCTCTTCAGCGCACTCGCGATCCGCGCAGTTGGACGTACCGCTGCCGTTGTGGTGCAGGAAGTGCGCCGGCAATTCCGTGAGAAGCCCGGCATCATGGAGGGAACAGAGAAGCCTGAGTATGGGCCGGTCATCGACATCTGCACAGCGGCTTCGCTACGGGAGCTTGCAACCCCGGCCTTGCTTGCGGTTCTTACGCCGGTCATCGTCGGATTCGGCATCAACTACTTCGCCCTCGGGGCGTTCCTCGCCGGCGTGATCTTGACCGGGCAGCTCATGGCCAACTTCTTGAGCAACTCCGGCGGCGCTTGGGACAACGCGAAGAAGCACATCGAGGATGGTCACGAGGGGGGGAAGGGCTCCGAGGCTCACAAGGCCGCCGTCATCGGCGACACGGTGGGCGATCCGTTCAAGGACACCGCGGGTCCGGCGTTGAACCCGCTGATCAAGGTGATGAACCTGGTCTCGTTGTTGATCCTCCCTGCAGTGATCAACCTGCAGGACAACGACGTCGCGCGCTTCTCGATCGCCGGTCTCGCACTCGTGATCCTGATCGGGGCGATCATGTTCTCGAAGCGCAAGGGCCAGGCGATGGACGAGGGTGTGCCGGTTGGTATCTCCGGCGAAGCCGTGATGACCGACCAGAAGGCCGCTCTGCAAGCGGCCCTGGATCGGTGGATGTTCGACCTCAGCGAGGAGGAGGGCGAGCTGAAGACGCGCCTCCGAGAGGTGCGGGGTCACATCGAGAAACTGCCGATCAGCAGATAG